In Streptomyces thermolilacinus SPC6, a single genomic region encodes these proteins:
- a CDS encoding thioesterase II family protein, producing MALPHAGGWPSAFRSWWPVLPEDVECVVAQLPGRGARINEPLVDRVEPMVDALALGLAELEPLPYAVIGHSFGSVLGYELTRAMEAKGLPPALLAVSARQPPCFPSEPPFAHLRTDAELLGHLTDIGGMSPGLMDRADLVGPSLRAIRADLKAMETYRRPRSGTRVPILALGAVDDPVVIGDRMHLWSLETSGAFEHRTFTGGHFYLYTPANAAAVAALLLPAPAAAPLPAAPPSPSPDVRVGHR from the coding sequence GTGGCGCTCCCGCACGCGGGCGGGTGGCCTTCCGCCTTCCGCTCCTGGTGGCCGGTGCTTCCCGAGGACGTCGAGTGCGTCGTGGCCCAGCTGCCCGGCCGGGGCGCGCGCATCAACGAACCGCTGGTGGACCGGGTGGAGCCGATGGTCGACGCCCTCGCACTGGGGCTGGCCGAGCTGGAGCCGCTGCCGTACGCGGTCATCGGGCACAGCTTCGGCAGCGTGCTGGGGTACGAGCTGACCCGCGCCATGGAGGCGAAGGGGCTGCCCCCGGCGCTGCTCGCCGTGTCGGCGCGGCAGCCGCCGTGCTTCCCCAGCGAGCCGCCCTTCGCCCACCTCAGGACCGACGCGGAGCTGCTGGGGCACCTGACGGACATCGGGGGGATGTCCCCGGGACTCATGGACCGAGCCGACCTGGTCGGCCCGTCGCTCCGGGCGATCCGCGCCGATCTGAAGGCGATGGAGACGTACCGGCGGCCCCGGTCCGGCACCCGCGTCCCGATCCTCGCCCTCGGCGCGGTGGACGACCCGGTGGTGATCGGGGACCGGATGCATCTGTGGTCGCTGGAGACCTCCGGCGCGTTCGAGCACCGCACCTTCACCGGCGGTCACTTCTACCTCTACACCCCCGCCAACGCGGCGGCCGTGGCGGCGCTCCTGCTGCCCGCCCCCGCCGCTGCGCCGCTTCCGGCGGCCCCTCCGTCCCCCTC